Below is a window of Garra rufa chromosome 24, GarRuf1.0, whole genome shotgun sequence DNA.
NNNNNNNNNNNNNNNNNNNNNNNNNNNNNNNNNNNNNNNNNNNNNNNNNNNNNNNNNNNNNNNNNNNNNNNNNNNNNNNNNNNNNNNNNNNNNNNNNNNNNNNNNNNNNNNNNNNNNNNNNNNNNNNNNNNNNNNNNNNNNNNNNNNNNNNNNNNNNNNNNNNNNNNNNNNNNNNNNNNNNNNNNNNNNNNNNNNNNNNNNNNNNNNNNNNNNNNNNNNNNNNNNNNNNNNNNNNNNNNNNNNNNNNNNNNNNNNNNNNNNNNNNNNNNNNNNNNNNNNNNNNNNNNNNNNNNNNNNNNNNNNNNNNNNNNNNNNNNNNNNNNNNNNNNNNNNNNNNNNNNNNNNNNNNNNNNNNNNNNNNNNNNNNNNNNNNNNNNNNNNNNNNNNNNNNNNNNNNNNNAAACCCGAGTCAAGATAATAATTCTGTGTTTCCTACAAATACTACTAGTGGAAGCACATAAAATGGAAACTATAGAGGGCCTAAAAGCGAGCCCTGTGGCACTCAAAACCAGTTTATCTGTATTTGGTTCAGACAGTATGTTAGCATGGTTCTCAAGCCTTTCCAAATTAGTATTTTAATCTATCTACCACACACAGTGAAATTTcacaacttttttttcctctggttattttttgttgttgttgtttctgacCATGCAGTTTTCAGAGCCTGCCTGTCACAATTTAAAATACCTCAAACTTACTTTTCTTCAGTCTACACTGTTAACATTTTCTGTAGTTTTCCTTTGAATTTGTATAAGTTGTGAAAGTGTGAATATTGGGTTATTGTTCTACTCATTTAAAAAGAGGCACGGAAAGAATATCTCTGGCTAAATATTCTTGCTGGACTAAGTAATTATAACTTCACtcttaaataaaaacataaatccaCAGGAAACAAAAAGACAGTACAGTAATATATGATTATAACAAAACCAGATCCACTGACATGCCTCTTACTAAGAAAGCATGACAAATTATTAATCTGATTTGTAATACTTTCCAAGGGTGTTTCAGGATATGTCTAAGTTAGGATTATCTGTGTTTTATGTTAGTCAAGCAATTGAGAAATAAAATGCAAACACATGATGAAATACATTCAATAAAGTAGATAAAGATAAACCTAGCAACTCCAACAGAAAAAGGACATGCATTTTGAAGCACCATAATGAAGCACAACATTGTTCTGGTCCCTTTCAGCAATATTTGGACTAATCTTAAAGTATTGCATTAGAGTGGATTTGGCCATGGAAATAGTGATTTTAGACTGCCATCTGCTGTCTCTGCTTTAAAACTGCAGCTCAATAACATCTGTAAACAAcataataatgttaatatcacCAACTGTCTATTTGGAGAAAACATGAGCCAAGTTTGAATACCCTTAATAATTAGTTACCCAACCcaagagaaaaacaaaaacaaagcatttTCAGAAAAATGTACAATGAGACAAAACCATTCCATAGAATAAAATAAGGAATACAACCAAATTAAATGTTAGTAGGTATCTAGGTTTCTATCAGTGAACACAGTGGTTAATATTTTTACTGTGATCTGTTTTTCAGCATCCTCAGATTCAAAAAGAATCACAATACATCAAGTATTTGTGCTGTGATGATGAGTGGTCCATGACTCTGTGGGTGACTGGGATACGTATTGCAAAGGTAAGTGGAAACCAAGCCACAGAgcatagtttttttgtttgtttgtttttttttggggggcaAAATATTTATAAAGTAGATAATGATAAATGCAAAGTAGACATGAAGCATAAGGGCTGCAAAATGACTAATCAATTAATCTTATTCTAAATAATAGAAAACataatgtgtgtactgtgtacattatttatatacaggtataaatacacacacatatacagtgggtacggaaagtattcagacccctgtaaatgtttcactctgttatattgcagccatttgctgaaatcattttttccctcattaatgtacacacagcaccccatattgacagaaaaacacagaatttacatttttgcaaatgtattaaaaaagaaaaactgaaatatcacatttagtagaagcacccttttgatctaatacagccatgagtctttttgggaaagatgcaacaagtttttcacacctggatttggggatcctctgccattcctccttgcagatcctcttcagttctgtcaggttggaagGTAAACactggtggacagccatttttaggtctctccagtgATGCTccattgggtttaagtcagggctctggctgggccattcagtcacagagttgttgtgaagccactccttcgttcttttagctgtgtgcttagggtcattgtcttgttggaaggtaaaccttcggcccagtctgaggtcctgagcactctggagaaggttttcgtccaggatatccctgtacttggccgaattcatctttccctcaattgcaaccagtcgtcctgtccctgcagctgaaaaacacccccaaagcatgatgctgccaccaccatgcttcactgttgggactgtattggaaaggtgatgagcagtgcctggttttctccacacataccgtttagaattaaaGTTCTATCtcggtctcatcagaccagagaatcttatttctcaccatcttggcatccttcaggtgttttttagcaaactacatgcgggctttcatgtgtcttgcactgaggagaggcttccgccgggccactctgccataaatcCCCGACTGGTgcactttctacaactttctcccatctcctgactgcatctctggagctcagccacagtgatctttgggttcttcattacctctctcaccaaggctcttctcccctgatagctcagtttggccggacggccagctctaggaagggttctggtcgccccaaacgtcttccatttaaggattatggaggccactgtgctcttaggaaccttaagtgcagtagaaattttttgtaaccttggccagatctgtgccttgccacaattctgtctctgagctcttcaggcagttcctttgacctcatgattctcatttgctctgacatgcactgtgagctgtaaggtcttatatagacaggtgtgtggctttcctaatcaagtccaatcagtataatcaaactgGACTCAAATGacggtgtagaaccatctcaaggatgatcagaagaaatggacagcacctgagttaaatatttgagtgtcacagcaaagggtctgaatacttaggactctgtgatatttcagtttttcttttttaataaatctgcaaaaatgtcaacaattctgtgtttttctgtcaatatggggtgctgtgtgtacattaatgaggaaaaaaatgaacttaaatgatttgaGCAAATGGCtacaatataacaaagagtgaaaatTATTCAGCAAAATAGGATTTTCttatcaaagtgataaaatgtgttgcaaaaatgagtatACCCTTCTGAAAGTTACTAAAAAAAAGGTGTATAGGTTTAAGGCTATTTTTGATCAACAGGTAAGTATATTGAACCAAAACTTTTAAAGACAAGTAATTTTCTGACAATTAAAAGTGTTATATAGCCTCATGCTGGCAGCAATGGAACCACTTGGGAGAGAACTGCCAGGTGACATATTTCTTAGCATAAAAAGAGGACAATGGTACAAgaggaataccaaattattgttttaaatgtgaaaatatagCAGAAGCAGCACCGACATTCAAAAGCAATGGACTTGTGACAAGGCTCCTGAAACAATCAGGTCTtcactttaagttttcatttagtgATGAGTGAATTTTGCTGGGAAAAGTGCAGGAGAGCATGCAAGTGTCTCAGAGTCGGCAAAAGCTATGAAGAGTGACAcagcctgcagaagtgacatgcaCAGTTGTTGTCACCACTAGAATTGcctactgtagccaaagcacaataaactcatttaacctcttccaaggcccatatttacaaaatatagactttTGGGAATCCAAATGCTGGTCTCAAGAGACAAAGTCAATCGTTTCAGatccaaaagcatccaaaatgttctggtgttgccagaggaggagtacagtgagaaGTGCCTGGAACCCACAGTGATgttcagtggtagtaaagctcttaTATAAGGATATACAAGTGCTGAAGGTGTGTGGGAGTTGTGCTTTATCAATGCTGTCATGAATTCAaacaccactgtgtgatgtaatacaaaaaCTTGAAACAGAAGATGCTACCCTCCcctcattccctgcattattgggcacttttttcagcatgacaatgaagATACTCATTCTCCCAAGGTGAAAATCTTTCAGCTGACATGTATTTCACTCAATCTTTACATTCTTGAGCATAGTATACTGACTTCCACAGTATGAaaaaataaatctatataagTCAATGGCTATGAGCAACTGTTTTGTTaccaatatttttcaaaatatatacttttgTGGTCAACTGACTTGAACAACTTAAAAGTaagtaaattatgacaaaatttttatttttgggtaaattatCGACCTTTTTTTTCTGTGGGCCATTTGTAAATATTATGGGTCTAGCTTCCAATCTCATCCGTGTCTAGCtatattgcaaattgttgtgtcttgccatattattttaatgtattatcttaattatgaacacactgatttgtagtgcaaacagttttaccatttactgtgttagtcttctcgttatttccctatagcctCGCCCACAGGCTTGCTTCCGCGTTGAAAAATAAGGTcacctttaatttattttaccttATTAATGCTCTTGTTTTGTCACGATATCTTTCATAGTATGGTAAGCAGTTGTATGAAAACTACAAGACTGCTGTGAGGAAGGCTGCAGGCTCTGTAACCTGGGCTAACCGCACTATCCAGACCTCCTCCAACGCATCAACACCCTCCCCTACACCCAAAGGTACATATAATGGAGTTCAACGGATCATTATAATATGTATAATGGACCTTgctatattaacattttaaatgattttgagGACATTTAGTAAGGTTTGTATTTGTCTTTCAGCCAAAGCTGCAAATGGACATGCTCCTCAGCCTCCAGTGGAGACCAAGGTACCTCTAGAACTATCAGCTCTCTTAGTAATAAAGAGCATGGTTACAAATATTGTGCTTTGTCCTTATTCGTGGTGTTTTCTAACAATGTCCAAATGCCTAGTAGCCTAGTAAAACAACATGCAAGGTTTGTCCTCCAACGGACATGAATGATACCACAAATTACATAGCCTGTTAAAGAAAGATGTGGTATTTTCGTAACATCTTtttcacatatatttttttcacctggCATGACCTGACAACCATATAGTAACACATTAAAACTACCAAGTCGTTGCAATGATCTCGCAATGCCCTTGCATCAATCCAGTACATCATCGAAACTGTGTAGCAACCACCAGGAACACCCTAGCTACCACCTAGAAATGTCCTAGCAAACATCCAGAACAACCTTGAAACCACAGGGCAACTCATGAAaacaacccagaacaccctatCAATCATCTAAAATGGTCCTAGCAGCCACCTATAACATcctgaccctagaccacaaaaccagtcataagggtacattttttgaaactgagatttatacattacctgaaagctgaaaaatgaaggtaaaaaaaatcccactgatgtatggtttgttacagtaggacaatatttggcaaaatctgaattctgagggtgcaaaaatataaaaatactgagtaaattgccttcaaagttgtccaaatgaagtctttagcaatgcatattactaatcaaaaattaagttctatatatttactgtacaaaatgtacaaaataccctgcaagaacatgatatttacttaatatccttgatttttgacataaaagaaaaatcaataattttatgtatttttggctattgctacaaatttacccatgctacttaagactggttttgtggtccagagtcacatattgtaACATCCCATGTTggcttaaatgtaaaataaaataattactttttaattttaaccAATAACTTTACATGCACTTTAGTagtgtataaaataaatgtagttCTTCATGTTCTTCAACTgttatttttggtttgtttttgaagGGCCCCAGCAACCAAACATCTTTTCCACCACCTCCGCCATCAATGGACATCCTGCCTCCTCCACCACCTGACCCCATGTTGACTCCTCCTCCCCCTGCTCCTCCTGCTCCTCCCAGCACAACCAAAGTCAACAACTTTCCTCCTCCACCTCAATTCCCAAAATCCTCATTCCCACCTCCACCCATGGATGACCTGCCTCCTCCACCACCTCCTCCAGAAGATGCCGAACTTCCCCCTGACTTCCTGCCTCCACCACCACCTATGTTTACATCTTCTAGTGGGGTAGGGCTGCCCCCACCACCCCCAGACCCCATTTACTCTTTTCCACCACCTCCTCCTGCTCCCCAAAACTTTGAATCTGCAGGTGGAGCACCGCCACCACCTCCACCCCCACCTCCACCACCAGCTCCTGCACCAGCTGCCACCAAACCCGCCGGCTCTGTCAGAAAAGTGGGTCCACCTCCACCAAAGAGGACTACACCTCAGCTAACAGCGCCATCGGGTGGCGACTTAATGTCAgaactgatgctgaaaatgcagaaaAAGCGCACTCAAGAATGAACCTGAAGACAGATAGAGCTAAATGACATGTTTTTATAGTTGGACGGAGGAACTGACTGCCAAACCAGTTTTTGGTGTAACATTAGGACACACTGGATCCTTGAATCCACTGgattcttttattttgtttttaaattaatattacacCACAAAACTAAAAATGTGTAAATACTTTGTTCTAATGCAAGTAATTAGATTATATGCTGTATGTATTACAAATATGCTATATCATCATTGctaattacataaataaataaattaaaagtttttGCAAAGTTAACTGTTAAACAGATTCTGGCATGCCTTATTGTTgagttctctctttttttttacagtgttacatgttattattattattattattattattattaaatatgcttGCCTAGAACTGCACAATGTTTTGGTTAAATTGAATATTCAAGTTACGCTGAAATTGAGAAAATAGATAAGGAAGAACAGCTGACCCTCAGCTGCTGAGCCCAGGATGGAGGTTTACTAGAGTATCCAGCTCTCTCACCCTCCCCCTGCTCCACAAATGGCTCTGTTCTTTTGCAACAGCACCACCTagtaatttttatatatacaaaattattgtctgaaaatgtcacattttatGTATAATTGTCGAGTCTACATttcaatttaatatattaaaacaaatgcAGTACACTAAGATGTATGATAAGCATGATCATGATATTATATTAGTTTGAGTGTTAAAGTTCATCACATGTAACCATACCTCTGAAAAGtaatttttctctctttttctgatAGCAGATTTGTCCATTCAGTTCCTCAGTCGTGAGAGAACAAACCTCAGAGAACCACTACTGCCAACTGAATTTCCAACAAGACCATGGTCCACAGTAGGTGCAGATCTGTTTCAAAAAAGCCACTTACATAAGGCAGCTAATTTCGGTTGTCAGTTCACCTTTTACTCCTTAATCGCATTCTTCCCACTCCGACAAACAAACAGCTGCAACTGTCATACATTGACTGCTGTCAGTGTGAAAATCTTATCCCTGGATGTTTTTGATAAATTTTGGACACAGAAGGACCACCTCTCATCGAGGAGCAGTCAAGTAGGACTTAAACATGCCATGAAGGGACAtataaaagatttttaaataaatatggtgTGTAAAGGATTAATTTAAAAGAGAGTGTGTTACAGATCGCAATACAAGCAGGAGGTTCCTCAGGTTAAGGCCAGTTCACACCAAGcacgataactataaagataacgatAACTACAATTGCATCCACACCAACGAACGATATAACGGTCTTTTTATTCTAAGCTCACGCGCAGCGGTTTCAAAGCTAGGAAAATGGATGTAGACGACCTGCTGCTGTTACATGTTTCACAAAAGtatcaaaagaaaaacaaacgCTGTTGGGTACATGAGACCCTTCCAAGACAAGAGGAGTTTGGAGAATCTGTAACTCTGATTAGAGAGATGTCCTTTTTTGAAGACAAATTTTATTCATACTTCCGTATGAGTCAATATCAGTTTCAAGGCATCCTGGACATTGTGAAAGAGGACATCAGCAAGAGCCAAACAAACTTCAGGAATCCGATCAGCGCCAGAGACCGGTTTGCAGTGTGTCTCAGTATACAGCCAATGACTACCGTTTCCTAAATTTCATATAAAGGAGATGAGACCTTAAAGGGGCAATAGCaaaggataataataataactgtttacatgcaccttgtagaatctgcaaaatgtaatttaaaaaagtagCTAAATTAAAGGAATAataaaatgtcatgttttttttgtaCTAGCCTGATGAAACTGTTTAACATGTGTCCTCAAAACTAAAGTTAATTaactatattttttaattaattatattattttttaaataaaaaaatggcacTGTTTGTCAGTTAAACTTAAGAGCAGACTTAACAGTTAAACTAGTTAATCCCTCAGATCCTGCACATTCTTTAGTTTTTTCCACACCTCAAGctagtgcttaaaaggtatgtaaacatttatttttctaagaaaatgaccgaacgtttcagtagacaagacccttcttcgtcagctgggatcgtttacagccatttgaagccacatttaaacggcattttgaagattcaaaaatcggggcaccatttaagtccattatatggagaaattcccagatgtgtttatctcaaaaaacgtaatttcttgacgactgaagaaaaaacgacataaatatcttggatgacaagggggtgagtaagttatctgtaaattgttgttctgaaagtgaactactcctttaagcacaaAATTTGTTGTTCCAATTTAGTAGCCTTTTAAGTATaccaaaagtacaattgcagggcatttttattaagcacataaatatgtaaatgtatttgtagtacacttagcataaaataaatgtatttcgaatactcaatttttttttttttcagtagtatTATCAAAAGCGACTTGCATTCCATTCAAGGTACACTTTTTATTTTCTGGgagtcaaacccatgaccttaACATTTCTAGTACTGTACTCTACTATTGAGCTAcagaaatgcattttatttcagaagATCACCACATACCACTATTTCTCTGTTAATCCTGTTGGTCTGATTTGTGTTCACAGGTTGAGTTATTGTGCTCTCTcagatgaaggttgttctgctCTGGCTTCAAGTCTGAGATCAAACCACTCACACCTGAGAGATCTGAATCTGtctgggaataaactaggagTTCCTGGTTTGGCATCACTCTGTGCTGGACTGGAGGATCCTCTCTGTAAACTAGAGAAACTATGGTAAAATCATCTATCTGATAGTCATATATATTTGTCCTggtacaaaaaaatatttattaatatttatttattcattagtaATGTAATAGTTTTTAACCTTTGATCACAAACTCTGCTTGTTAAACTGTACCTTTTCTCATGTCAAACAAACCATCACAATACATACACGTGACACAAATTAAAATAGAATATGTTTTATTAACAGCTCtttcttttaaatataatttaaccaTAAAAATGGGCCAATTATTATTGTAACCGTTGTTTCCTATCTGTCAGTCGAATGACAACACTAGGGGTCTCTATGCTAAATGCCACAACTACTGAAATGCATCACAAGACCTGCCAGTGCAGGTGCTGGCAAGCTTTCATGtgccaaaataaaaaatgcagcTTCACTGTCTCGCAACCCTCCAATGCTCAAGGTAAACAACCTCAAGTTTATCTTTTAAGAAAGAGTTTAAGAAAGAGTTCTTTCCAGCAGAAAGTGTTCCACATCGTACCAAAAGGGTGAGGTTTGCATGTGAAAAATATGTCCTAAGGACTCACCTGATTTTGAAAAGTCCGTGGAGGGCTCCACCAGATGAGGGGGAAACTACCAGCCACAGTGACTAGTGATGGAGCTAGCTCTGTCAAAGGGAAAACATGTGGTTTGCCAATAGGGAAAGCGAGCAGTGGAAGAATACATCATATGGAGTTACAGTTAAGGAACCAGTATACAGTATATCAAAAACTAGTCCGAGAAGAGGTATACCATGAAAAATGGGGCTTGGTAGGGAGTTCCTCTGCCGAAATTTACCACCAAAGAATGCTTTGGCGATATAGATGTCCTTGGTTCACCAAACTTAGGAAACTGCTCTGAAGTTTTATCTGTTAGTGCTAAG
It encodes the following:
- the LOC141300691 gene encoding uncharacterized protein; translated protein: MTLWVTGIRIAKYGKQLYENYKTAVRKAAGSVTWANRTIQTSSNASTPSPTPKAKAANGHAPQPPVETKGPSNQTSFPPPPPSMDILPPPPPDPMLTPPPPAPPAPPSTTKVNNFPPPPQFPKSSFPPPPMDDLPPPPPPPEDAELPPDFLPPPPPMFTSSSGVGLPPPPPDPIYSFPPPPPAPQNFESAGGAPPPPPPPPPPPAPAPAATKPAGSVRKVGPPPPKRTTPQLTAPSGGDLMSELMLKMQKKRTQE